The proteins below are encoded in one region of Amycolatopsis acidiphila:
- a CDS encoding L,D-transpeptidase, which produces MMDRRVVVKAALVAGVGAVVAACSGGGEDGGRPDGGGQPTESKPVAKLTAEPAVDAKDVPVRRPITVRVADGALTYVKVTNADGKAVAGSFNADRTVWTSSDVLGYGKTYTYAATATGADGKPAQLSGSFSTLTPSQQIRVTVNPADNAEVGVGMPVSVKFTGDVANKAEVEKALAIETSKHVEGSWGWLSDRQVDFRPKEYWPANIQVNVGAKLYGIDLGGGAYARADVSTKFKIGRNQVVKIHTTDHLMHVYRGGAKVKSYPCSNGLDADVNRNTPNGTFVVMSKEPSAIFDNARYGYTNVNKKWACRISNHGEFIHENQDNAANIGKVNTSHGCVNLLEADAKNFFDSALIGDPVEITGSRLGGPVNSDVMDWLVSWSAWQAKSAV; this is translated from the coding sequence CTGATGGACAGACGCGTGGTGGTCAAGGCCGCCCTGGTCGCGGGCGTGGGAGCGGTCGTGGCGGCGTGCAGCGGTGGCGGGGAGGACGGGGGCCGGCCCGACGGGGGCGGGCAGCCGACCGAGAGCAAGCCTGTCGCGAAGCTCACCGCGGAACCGGCCGTCGACGCCAAGGACGTGCCGGTCCGCCGGCCGATCACCGTGCGGGTCGCCGACGGCGCCCTGACCTACGTCAAGGTCACCAACGCAGACGGCAAGGCCGTCGCGGGCTCGTTCAACGCCGACCGCACGGTCTGGACCAGCAGTGACGTCCTCGGCTACGGCAAGACCTACACCTACGCCGCCACGGCGACCGGCGCCGACGGCAAGCCCGCGCAGTTGAGCGGCAGCTTCAGCACGCTGACCCCGAGCCAGCAGATCCGGGTGACCGTCAACCCGGCCGACAACGCCGAGGTCGGCGTCGGGATGCCGGTCAGCGTCAAGTTCACCGGCGACGTGGCGAACAAGGCCGAGGTCGAGAAGGCGCTCGCGATCGAGACGAGCAAGCACGTCGAGGGCTCGTGGGGGTGGCTCTCCGACCGGCAGGTGGACTTCCGGCCGAAGGAGTACTGGCCGGCGAACATCCAGGTGAACGTAGGCGCGAAGCTGTACGGCATCGACCTGGGCGGAGGCGCCTACGCGCGGGCCGACGTGAGTACGAAGTTCAAGATCGGGCGCAACCAGGTCGTGAAGATCCACACGACCGACCACCTGATGCACGTCTACCGCGGCGGCGCGAAGGTCAAGAGCTATCCGTGCAGCAACGGCCTCGACGCCGACGTGAACCGCAACACGCCCAACGGCACGTTCGTCGTCATGAGCAAGGAGCCGAGCGCGATCTTCGACAACGCGCGCTACGGCTACACGAACGTCAACAAGAAGTGGGCCTGCCGGATCTCCAACCACGGCGAGTTCATCCACGAGAACCAGGACAACGCGGCGAACATCGGCAAGGTCAACACCTCGCACGGCTGCGTCAACCTGCTCGAAGCGGACGCGAAGAACTTCTTCGACTCCGCGCTGATCGGCGACCCGGTCGAGATCACCGGTTCCCGGCTCGGTGGTCCGGTCAATTCGGACGTCATGGACTGGCTCGTGTCCTGGTCGGCCTGGCAGGCCAAGTCCGCGGTGTAG